From a region of the Verrucomicrobiota bacterium genome:
- a CDS encoding DedA family protein: MDWYLGALGTGGYPLIALLMAIESSIVPLPSELVIPPAAHLAHEGKIQLSLTGIVIAGAVGSWLGATVMYWVSRLAGRPLVLRYGKYFFISPEKVHGAERWAQRFGSWGILVARFLPVVRHLIGIPAGIVKMDFKLYSLYTLIGSAFWSAILCWIGIKAGQDEKLMAGEVHRIGLWGGAALLVLGVLYYFLVHRYMKDESKQP; the protein is encoded by the coding sequence ATCGATTGGTATCTGGGCGCGCTGGGCACCGGCGGCTATCCGCTCATCGCGCTGTTGATGGCCATCGAAAGCTCCATCGTCCCGCTCCCCAGCGAGCTTGTCATCCCGCCCGCCGCGCATCTGGCCCACGAGGGAAAGATTCAATTGAGCCTGACGGGCATTGTGATCGCCGGGGCCGTTGGCTCGTGGCTCGGCGCGACGGTGATGTATTGGGTGTCGCGACTGGCGGGGCGTCCACTCGTGCTGCGCTACGGAAAATATTTTTTCATTTCGCCGGAAAAAGTGCACGGCGCCGAACGTTGGGCGCAACGGTTTGGCTCATGGGGGATATTGGTGGCGCGCTTTCTGCCGGTGGTGCGCCACCTCATCGGCATTCCCGCGGGCATCGTGAAGATGGATTTCAAGCTTTACTCCCTCTACACGCTGATCGGCTCGGCGTTTTGGAGCGCGATTCTTTGCTGGATCGGGATCAAGGCCGGTCAGGACGAGAAACTGATGGCGGGCGAGGTGCATCGCATCGGCCTGTGGGGCGGTGCCGCGCTGTTGGTTTTGGGTGTCCTCTATTACTTCCTCGTTCACCGCTACATGAAGGACGAGTCGAAACAGCCGTAA
- a CDS encoding YhdH/YhfP family quinone oxidoreductase, whose amino-acid sequence MQNQTFKAMVVREAGDKKFVREIVTRHIYDLPPGEVLIKVTYSALNYKDALSAIGNRGVTKKYPQTPGIDAAGVVAASQSELFKPGDEVIVTGFDMGMNTAGGFAEYVRVPASWPVKRPRELTLKESMIYGTGGFTAALSLLKLEEHGLSPEHGPVLVGGATGGVGSNAVAILAKAGYQVIAATGKAEAKEFLLELGATGVITRDEANDATGKPLLKEQWAGVIDTVGGNILATALKSTRYGGSVACCGLVASPELHTTVYPFILRGVNLLGIETSQCPPAIRNEIWKRLSGEWKSNKLASIASECSLEQLDAKIELILQGKVRGRVVVAVANP is encoded by the coding sequence ATGCAAAATCAAACCTTCAAAGCAATGGTCGTCCGGGAAGCGGGCGACAAGAAATTTGTCCGGGAAATCGTCACGCGCCACATTTACGACCTGCCGCCCGGTGAAGTTCTTATCAAAGTCACCTACTCCGCGCTGAATTACAAAGATGCGCTGTCGGCCATCGGCAATCGCGGCGTTACCAAAAAATACCCGCAGACACCAGGCATCGATGCGGCGGGTGTCGTCGCCGCGAGTCAATCCGAACTCTTCAAGCCAGGCGACGAAGTAATCGTCACGGGATTTGATATGGGCATGAACACGGCGGGTGGCTTCGCCGAATATGTCCGCGTCCCGGCTTCGTGGCCGGTGAAGCGGCCCAGGGAACTCACCTTGAAGGAAAGCATGATCTACGGCACGGGCGGATTCACCGCCGCACTTTCGTTGCTCAAACTCGAAGAGCATGGTTTGTCTCCGGAGCACGGCCCCGTGCTGGTCGGTGGCGCCACGGGCGGCGTTGGCAGCAACGCCGTGGCGATTCTGGCGAAAGCCGGTTACCAGGTGATTGCCGCCACGGGCAAAGCAGAAGCAAAGGAATTCCTGCTCGAGTTGGGAGCGACCGGCGTCATCACTCGCGATGAAGCCAACGACGCGACCGGAAAGCCGCTGTTGAAAGAGCAATGGGCCGGGGTGATCGACACAGTCGGCGGGAACATTCTGGCGACAGCGCTCAAGTCCACCCGTTATGGCGGTAGCGTGGCGTGTTGCGGGTTGGTCGCCTCGCCTGAACTGCACACGACAGTCTATCCATTCATTCTGCGGGGAGTGAACCTGTTGGGAATCGAGACGTCGCAATGTCCGCCAGCCATTCGAAATGAAATCTGGAAAAGACTTTCCGGTGAATGGAAATCAAACAAACTGGCCTCCATCGCTTCCGAATGTTCGTTGGAACAACTCGACGCGAAGATCGAACTCATCCTTCAGGGAAAAGTGAGAGGCAGAGTCGTGGTGGCCGTCGCTAATCCTTAA
- a CDS encoding universal stress protein produces MYHKILVALENSRADKSLLPHVAELAKRLHSRLLLVHVADGWVARNFNQLKLAESEEMKNDRDYLEATATRLRDDGLEVTTHLALGDPPKEILKTAEQENCDLIAMTTHGHRLLGDLILGSTINEVRHKSSIPVLLVRASAKH; encoded by the coding sequence ATGTATCATAAAATCTTGGTCGCCCTTGAAAACAGTCGCGCGGACAAAAGCCTGCTGCCGCACGTCGCGGAACTGGCGAAGCGCCTTCATTCGCGCCTGCTGCTGGTGCACGTGGCGGATGGCTGGGTTGCCCGCAACTTTAATCAACTCAAGCTGGCGGAATCCGAGGAGATGAAGAACGACCGTGACTATCTGGAAGCCACGGCTACGCGGCTGCGCGATGACGGACTGGAAGTGACGACGCACCTCGCGCTCGGCGATCCACCCAAAGAAATCCTCAAAACGGCGGAGCAGGAGAATTGCGACCTCATCGCCATGACGACTCACGGCCATCGTCTGCTCGGCGATTTAATTCTTGGCAGCACCATTAATGAAGTCCGCCACAAGTCTTCCATTCCCGTGTTGCTGGTTCGCGCGTCGGCGAAACACTGA
- a CDS encoding Nramp family divalent metal transporter: protein MNTDKTTEPVSSDKGWRISSQTPSLQEVNRTIPVPKGFSFWRKLWAFSGPGYLVAVGYMDPGNWATDLAGGSAFGYTLLSVILISNLMAILLQSLCAKLGIVTGRDLAQACRDHYSRPTAIVLWLLCEVAICACDLAEVIGSAIALNLLFKIPLVWGVCITALDVLAVMFLQNKGFRYIEALVVTLILTIGGCFLAEIIFSRPDIRAVLGGFVPRFEVITNPSMLYVAIGILGATVMPHNLYLHSSIVQTRKYEQNVEGKTEAIKYATLDSTLALMFALFINAAILIVSAATFHTRGQNDVAEIQNAYQLLSPTLGVTVASALFAVALLASGQNSTLTGTLAGQIVMEGFLNIRLRPWLRRLITRLIAIIPAVICTAMYGESGTAKLLVFSQVVLSLQLSFAVIPLIIFTSSRVKMGQFVNPLWIKVLAWLTAGIIVSLNVKYLLDFFGVITWIRKLFG from the coding sequence ATGAACACCGACAAAACCACCGAGCCGGTTTCGTCTGACAAAGGCTGGCGGATTTCCAGCCAGACGCCCAGCCTTCAAGAAGTCAACCGCACCATCCCCGTGCCGAAGGGATTCAGTTTCTGGCGCAAGTTGTGGGCGTTTTCCGGGCCTGGCTACCTCGTGGCGGTGGGTTACATGGACCCGGGCAACTGGGCGACCGACCTCGCCGGTGGATCAGCGTTTGGCTACACGCTGCTGAGCGTCATCCTTATTTCCAACTTGATGGCGATCCTTCTCCAATCGCTCTGTGCGAAACTCGGGATCGTCACGGGACGCGACCTCGCGCAAGCCTGCCGCGATCACTATTCCAGGCCAACCGCGATTGTCTTGTGGCTGCTGTGTGAAGTCGCGATTTGCGCCTGTGACCTTGCGGAAGTCATCGGATCAGCCATCGCGCTGAATCTGCTGTTCAAAATTCCGCTGGTCTGGGGCGTCTGCATCACCGCACTCGACGTGTTGGCGGTGATGTTTCTTCAAAACAAAGGCTTTCGTTACATCGAAGCGCTCGTTGTTACGCTCATCCTGACCATCGGTGGCTGCTTCCTGGCGGAGATAATTTTTTCTCGACCAGACATTCGCGCCGTGCTGGGTGGCTTCGTGCCACGTTTTGAGGTCATTACAAATCCGTCGATGCTTTATGTCGCCATCGGTATTCTCGGCGCGACCGTGATGCCGCACAATCTCTACCTGCACTCGTCCATCGTGCAAACCCGCAAGTACGAACAGAACGTGGAAGGAAAGACGGAAGCGATCAAGTACGCGACGCTAGATTCCACGCTGGCACTGATGTTCGCGTTGTTCATCAACGCTGCGATTCTCATCGTGTCGGCGGCCACGTTCCACACACGCGGGCAAAATGACGTGGCTGAAATTCAGAACGCCTATCAACTCCTCAGCCCGACGCTCGGTGTCACGGTTGCCAGCGCGCTCTTTGCCGTGGCGCTGCTGGCCTCCGGCCAAAACTCCACGCTCACCGGCACGCTGGCGGGGCAAATCGTCATGGAAGGCTTCCTCAACATCCGCCTGCGTCCGTGGTTGCGGCGGCTCATCACGCGGTTGATCGCCATCATACCGGCGGTGATTTGCACAGCGATGTACGGTGAGAGCGGTACGGCTAAATTACTGGTCTTCAGCCAGGTGGTGCTGAGTTTACAGCTTTCGTTCGCTGTCATCCCGTTGATCATTTTTACCAGCAGCCGTGTCAAGATGGGCCAATTTGTAAATCCGTTGTGGATCAAAGTGCTGGCCTGGCTGACGGCGGGCATCATTGTTTCGCTCAACGTAAAATATCTGTTAGATTTCTTCGGCGTCATCACGTGGATCAGGAAACTCTTTGGCTAA
- a CDS encoding transporter has protein sequence MKFIKREPNQTRVVAVLSVLAGAINFVGASVDAEGSSATSSQPDKSRYNLFHPTPREFMREMSTDRPDKTESPYTIDAGHFQIEMDVLSYSFDRYNSDVNNTRVETVSIAPINLKAGLRNNVDFQLILEPYTSVRTHDRSAGTIRNQRGFGDIVARIKWNLWGNDGCPTAFAVMPFVKPPTNQDELGNDSVEGGLILPLAVELACEWAMGLMTEFDFNRDSSGGGFHTEFINSITFSHDIVGKLGGYVEFFSLVSTESGAAWIGTVDAGLTYALMDDIQLDAGVNIGVTRAADDINPIFGISMRF, from the coding sequence ATGAAATTTATTAAACGTGAACCGAATCAAACGCGGGTGGTTGCAGTCCTCAGCGTTTTAGCGGGGGCGATCAACTTCGTTGGCGCGTCGGTGGACGCTGAGGGTTCGTCGGCCACATCGTCGCAGCCGGACAAAAGCCGCTACAATTTGTTCCATCCCACGCCGCGCGAGTTTATGCGGGAGATGAGCACCGACCGGCCCGACAAGACGGAGAGTCCTTACACCATCGATGCCGGCCATTTCCAGATTGAGATGGATGTGCTGAGCTATTCTTTCGACCGCTACAACTCCGATGTCAACAATACACGCGTCGAAACCGTCAGCATTGCGCCGATTAACCTCAAGGCGGGTTTGCGCAACAACGTGGATTTCCAGCTAATCCTCGAACCTTACACCTCCGTCCGCACTCATGATCGTTCCGCCGGCACGATCCGGAACCAACGCGGCTTCGGCGACATCGTCGCCCGGATCAAATGGAATCTTTGGGGTAACGATGGCTGCCCGACTGCGTTCGCGGTGATGCCATTTGTAAAGCCGCCGACCAATCAGGATGAACTGGGAAATGATTCAGTGGAAGGCGGCCTCATTCTGCCATTGGCGGTGGAGTTGGCTTGCGAATGGGCCATGGGGTTGATGACCGAATTCGATTTCAATCGTGATTCCTCCGGCGGCGGATTCCACACCGAATTCATCAACTCGATCACCTTCAGTCATGACATCGTTGGCAAACTAGGTGGCTACGTGGAGTTTTTTAGTCTGGTCAGCACCGAGAGCGGCGCGGCTTGGATTGGCACGGTCGATGCCGGTTTGACCTACGCACTGATGGATGACATCCAACTGGATGCCGGTGTGAACATCGGTGTCACCCGCGCCGCCGATGACATCAATCCGATTTTCGGAATCTCCATGCGTTTTTAA
- a CDS encoding endonuclease/exonuclease/phosphatase family protein, with product MTFNLRYASSKPPNAWQQRRPVMRHCIEKMSPDLIGTQEGLYQQLKDLASDLPQYEWIGLGRDGGSRGEFMAVFYRKDRFEPLEYDHFWLSDTPEVIASSTWGNDNRRMVTWVRFHDRNTGKEFYFWNTHLDHALQPAREKAALLINQRIQSLKSALPILLVGDFNSTAGSNKVYDILVRDGGLTDTWNATTKRGNEGYNTFHGYNTPGRSGHRIDWILSRGPFTTDATEIVTFAENGQYPSDHFPVVAWLRLGRASGN from the coding sequence ATGACTTTCAACCTTCGTTACGCCAGTTCAAAACCGCCCAACGCCTGGCAGCAACGCCGCCCGGTCATGCGTCATTGCATCGAGAAGATGTCGCCGGATTTGATTGGAACGCAGGAAGGGCTCTACCAGCAGTTGAAGGATCTGGCGTCGGACTTGCCGCAGTACGAATGGATCGGACTCGGTCGCGATGGCGGCAGCCGCGGCGAGTTCATGGCGGTGTTTTATCGGAAGGACCGGTTTGAGCCGCTGGAATATGATCACTTCTGGCTGTCGGACACGCCGGAAGTCATCGCGTCCTCGACGTGGGGCAACGACAATCGCCGCATGGTCACATGGGTTCGATTCCATGATCGAAATACCGGAAAGGAATTCTATTTTTGGAACACCCACCTCGATCACGCCCTCCAACCAGCCCGCGAAAAAGCGGCGCTGTTGATTAATCAACGCATCCAGTCTTTGAAATCCGCGTTGCCGATTTTGTTGGTCGGTGACTTCAACTCCACCGCCGGCTCGAACAAAGTTTATGACATTCTCGTGCGCGATGGTGGATTGACCGACACCTGGAACGCGACCACAAAGCGGGGGAATGAGGGCTATAACACTTTTCATGGTTACAACACGCCAGGAAGAAGCGGGCATCGTATTGACTGGATTCTGTCGCGCGGCCCATTCACGACTGACGCCACGGAAATCGTTACGTTCGCCGAGAACGGGCAATACCCCAGCGACCATTTCCCGGTTGTGGCCTGGTTGCGATTGGGCCGCGCCAGCGGCAACTGA
- a CDS encoding cyclic nucleotide-binding domain-containing protein codes for MQPINEKLEVGEPLSTDQLLEYLPALKEVPRTQVDNWAKGAAVLHRFKAGDVVCEEGEFGSTAFYIISGKVDIFIANQLAHVKTRSAGGTGFFGRGVAQMKSFMVTDREEKRDRKERSFIPIDASVDLSITKPLAQLGPGELFGEMTCRTFLPRSATVRAVEDCVMIEMLRVILDMLVGTRQIDTTTKATTKVKAPTFKGTSFKAEMDRKYRERSLNNHLRSVPLFGSLDETFLNHLNKNVELVSFNKGDVICKQNDPADSFYLIRQGMVKVAQSLAGGEMVRTYLGRGDYFGEIGLLLNQPRIATCSALDTVDVVRIKAGDFNFMLGQFPDVRQLLTQVAEARLKTDRDTGLPVGLNMDEFLNQGLFEAQNLLLIDLEHCTRCDLCVRACADAHDGVTRLLRDGLRYDKYLVATACRTCRDPLCMTQCPVSSIRRKDNLEIIIEDWCIGCGKCSELCPYGNINMHPVELMETRKPETTAISAAKASVAPVTATLAAPAAVPPSTPTTSPPAKTGNGEKRASFNLMEFFGLKRAAKEEGKKSSARKAATCDLCTELNMPSCVYACPHDAAMRVDPSDFFARQLAGRRDLDIARWQPTKKFDARTTHKAETDF; via the coding sequence ATGCAACCAATTAACGAAAAGTTGGAAGTCGGTGAGCCTTTGTCCACCGATCAGCTTCTCGAATATCTCCCCGCGTTGAAAGAAGTTCCCCGCACCCAGGTGGACAATTGGGCCAAGGGCGCGGCGGTGTTGCATCGGTTCAAGGCAGGCGACGTCGTTTGCGAAGAAGGCGAGTTTGGTTCAACCGCGTTCTACATCATTTCCGGCAAGGTCGATATCTTCATCGCCAATCAGCTCGCTCACGTCAAAACCCGCTCCGCTGGCGGCACCGGGTTCTTTGGTCGCGGCGTCGCGCAGATGAAAAGTTTCATGGTCACGGACCGGGAGGAAAAGCGCGACCGTAAAGAGCGCAGTTTCATTCCCATCGACGCGTCGGTGGACCTTTCGATCACCAAACCGCTGGCTCAATTGGGACCGGGAGAACTATTCGGGGAAATGACCTGTCGCACTTTTTTGCCGCGCTCGGCCACCGTGCGGGCGGTGGAAGACTGCGTGATGATCGAAATGCTGCGCGTGATTCTCGACATGCTGGTGGGCACGCGCCAGATCGATACCACCACCAAAGCCACCACGAAGGTCAAAGCGCCCACGTTCAAGGGCACGTCGTTCAAAGCTGAAATGGACCGCAAATATCGCGAGCGCTCGTTGAACAATCATCTGCGAAGCGTGCCGTTGTTTGGGTCGCTGGACGAAACTTTTCTGAACCACCTCAACAAAAACGTGGAACTCGTTTCCTTCAACAAGGGCGACGTGATTTGCAAGCAGAACGATCCGGCCGACTCCTTTTATCTCATCCGACAAGGCATGGTCAAAGTCGCGCAATCGCTGGCCGGCGGTGAAATGGTTCGCACTTACCTGGGTCGTGGCGATTACTTTGGAGAAATTGGTTTGTTGCTGAACCAGCCTCGCATCGCCACCTGCTCGGCCCTGGACACCGTGGACGTGGTGCGCATTAAAGCCGGCGATTTTAATTTCATGCTCGGCCAGTTCCCTGACGTGCGCCAGTTGTTGACCCAGGTCGCCGAGGCGCGCCTGAAAACCGATCGCGACACCGGCTTGCCGGTTGGCTTGAACATGGACGAGTTTTTGAACCAGGGATTGTTCGAAGCGCAGAACCTGCTGCTGATCGACCTGGAGCATTGCACCCGCTGTGATCTTTGCGTGCGCGCCTGCGCCGACGCGCACGATGGCGTCACGCGTCTGCTCCGCGACGGATTGCGTTACGACAAATACCTGGTCGCGACCGCCTGCCGCACCTGTCGCGATCCGCTGTGCATGACGCAATGCCCCGTCAGTTCCATCCGCCGCAAGGACAATCTGGAGATCATCATCGAGGACTGGTGCATCGGCTGCGGCAAATGTTCAGAGCTTTGCCCCTACGGTAACATCAACATGCACCCGGTCGAGTTGATGGAAACGCGCAAACCCGAAACCACCGCCATCTCGGCTGCCAAGGCATCGGTTGCGCCCGTGACGGCGACCCTTGCCGCGCCCGCTGCCGTACCGCCTTCCACGCCCACCACGTCGCCGCCTGCGAAGACGGGCAACGGTGAAAAGCGCGCCAGCTTCAATCTCATGGAGTTTTTCGGATTGAAACGGGCGGCGAAAGAGGAAGGAAAAAAATCCTCGGCGCGCAAAGCCGCGACTTGCGATCTCTGCACGGAATTGAACATGCCGAGTTGCGTTTATGCCTGTCCGCACGATGCGGCGATGCGGGTGGACCCGAGCGACTTTTTTGCGCGCCAACTGGCTGGCCGGCGCGACCTCGACATCGCCCGCTGGCAGCCGACCAAAAAATTCGACGCCCGCACAACGCACAAGGCCGAAACTGACTTTTGA